A genomic segment from Alistipes senegalensis JC50 encodes:
- a CDS encoding DUF3408 domain-containing protein produces the protein MSKKFKNIENDEAFKNFKLEDYMPSMSKHESEESSSIAEQEPVVEAGNLFPILDEPNTLAVQMAMLDTRIQEQETSVGSDTEAKGTATDTDDIPIERIVARRISSKQRRLSLDEYRTIYLQVPKITDRKPVFVSGEVRDRLDEIVRRLGGRGMSVSGLIENLARHHLSSYEDDIDQWRKL, from the coding sequence ATGAGCAAGAAATTCAAAAACATTGAGAACGATGAAGCGTTCAAGAACTTCAAGTTGGAAGACTATATGCCTTCCATGTCCAAACATGAATCGGAAGAGAGTTCTTCCATAGCAGAACAAGAACCTGTTGTGGAGGCTGGCAATCTCTTTCCTATATTGGATGAGCCGAACACACTCGCAGTACAAATGGCTATGCTGGATACTCGCATACAGGAACAGGAAACAAGTGTAGGGTCAGACACAGAGGCAAAGGGAACTGCCACAGATACGGATGACATTCCCATAGAACGGATTGTCGCCAGACGCATCAGCAGCAAACAGCGTAGGCTGTCATTAGACGAATACCGAACTATCTATCTGCAAGTGCCCAAGATTACTGACCGTAAACCTGTGTTCGTCAGTGGGGAGGTACGTGACAGACTGGACGAGATTGTTCGTCGCCTCGGTGGACGTGGCATGAGTGTATCGGGGCTTATTGAAAATCTCGCCCGTCATCACCTGTCATCCTACGAGGATGACATTGACCAGTGGCGTAAATTGTAG
- a CDS encoding glycerophosphodiester phosphodiesterase family protein → MMKKLIFSAALLLAGGAVAAQPKVIAHRGYWTAPESAQNSLASFTKADAVGVYGSEIDVWLTADNKLIVNHDRKYKGTDIDMEKSTAKEITAIVLPNGENIPTFDAYLKLVASKPDTRLILEMKSLSDYNREDLAAEKIVRELKKYKVLERTDIIAFSINACLAFKKLLPDTRIYYLNGDLPPKSIKKLGLAGIDYSMGVLRKHPQWVKEAHELGLEVNVWTVDSEEDMKYFIGLGVDYITTDYPERLQALLKK, encoded by the coding sequence ATGATGAAAAAACTCATTTTCTCGGCTGCCCTGCTGCTCGCAGGAGGCGCCGTCGCCGCCCAGCCCAAGGTGATCGCCCACCGCGGCTACTGGACCGCCCCCGAGTCGGCGCAGAACTCGCTGGCTTCGTTCACCAAAGCCGATGCCGTCGGCGTCTACGGTTCGGAAATCGACGTATGGCTCACGGCCGACAACAAACTGATCGTCAACCACGACCGCAAGTACAAAGGCACCGACATCGACATGGAGAAATCCACGGCCAAGGAGATCACGGCCATCGTGCTGCCCAACGGCGAGAACATCCCCACGTTCGACGCCTACCTCAAGCTCGTGGCCTCGAAACCCGACACGCGCCTGATCCTCGAAATGAAGTCGCTTTCGGATTACAACCGCGAGGACCTCGCCGCCGAAAAGATCGTCAGGGAACTCAAAAAATACAAGGTGCTGGAGCGCACGGACATCATCGCCTTCTCGATCAACGCCTGCCTGGCGTTCAAGAAGCTCCTCCCCGACACCAGGATCTACTACCTCAACGGCGACCTGCCTCCCAAGAGCATCAAGAAGTTAGGACTGGCCGGCATCGACTATTCGATGGGCGTGCTGCGCAAGCATCCCCAATGGGTGAAGGAGGCGCACGAGCTGGGGCTCGAAGTCAACGTCTGGACCGTGGATTCGGAGGAGGACATGAAGTACTTCATCGGGCTGGGCGTGGACTACATCACCACCGACTATCCCGAGCGGTTGCAGGCCCTGCTGAAGAAGTAG
- a CDS encoding helix-turn-helix domain-containing protein has protein sequence MNELINKDNEWIIHFMGSLDRLLDNYERLTANYRPTLGGERFFTDKEVSARLKVSRRTLQDYRNEGRIAYIQLGGKILYRESDIEKMLTDGYRSAYRQKAI, from the coding sequence ATGAACGAATTGATTAACAAAGACAATGAGTGGATAATCCACTTCATGGGCAGCCTTGACCGTCTGCTGGACAACTACGAGCGCCTGACCGCCAACTACCGCCCGACATTGGGCGGAGAACGTTTCTTTACCGACAAGGAGGTTTCAGCACGACTGAAGGTAAGCCGAAGAACACTTCAAGACTACCGCAACGAAGGACGGATAGCCTATATCCAATTAGGTGGCAAAATCCTCTACCGTGAATCCGACATAGAGAAGATGCTAACTGACGGCTACCGCTCCGCCTACCGACAGAAGGCGATCTGA
- a CDS encoding site-specific integrase yields MRSTFSLLPYINRSKVKADGTTAVLCRITIDGKQTVISTSIYCRPEDWNGKKNEIKSTRENNRLQEYLRIISEAYEEILKSQGVVSAEMLKSHITQNNIHPTTLLQMGDWERERLKKHSVEIDSTSSYRSSIYYQRYLTDYIVSSGKKDIYFEEVTEDFGKSYKAYLKRCKNFGASQTNHCLRWLNRLLYLAVDKEIIRVNPCEELEYETKPEAKHRYISHDEFKKILSTPMYDNRLELARRAFIFSCLTGLAYVDIQLLHPHHIVMNAEGRRYIRINRKKTKVEAFIPLHPIAEQILSLYNTADDEQPVFPLPNRDALWFEIHELGVIIGKEDNLSYHQSRHSFGTFLISADIPIESIAKMMGHSNIRTTQGYARITDDKISKDMDKLMERRKKQSTGEKTNKSN; encoded by the coding sequence ATGCGAAGTACATTTTCACTGTTACCCTATATCAACCGCAGCAAGGTAAAGGCTGACGGTACGACCGCCGTTCTCTGCCGCATAACCATTGACGGGAAACAGACGGTCATAAGCACAAGTATCTATTGCCGTCCCGAAGATTGGAATGGCAAGAAGAACGAGATAAAGTCCACAAGGGAAAACAACCGCTTGCAGGAATATCTCCGGATCATTTCAGAAGCATACGAGGAAATACTGAAATCGCAAGGTGTAGTCAGTGCAGAGATGTTGAAGAGCCACATCACCCAAAACAACATTCATCCGACTACCCTCCTGCAAATGGGAGACTGGGAACGGGAGCGGTTAAAGAAACACTCCGTGGAAATAGATTCAACCTCCTCCTATCGAAGTTCAATATATTACCAGAGGTACCTGACAGACTATATTGTGTCATCGGGTAAAAAGGACATCTATTTTGAAGAAGTTACAGAGGACTTCGGCAAATCTTATAAGGCATATCTGAAAAGATGCAAGAACTTCGGGGCATCTCAGACCAACCATTGTCTGCGATGGTTGAACCGCCTATTGTATCTGGCAGTCGATAAGGAGATAATCCGAGTGAATCCCTGCGAGGAGTTGGAATATGAAACCAAACCGGAGGCAAAGCACAGATACATCAGCCACGATGAGTTCAAAAAGATACTTTCCACCCCGATGTATGACAACAGGCTGGAGTTGGCGAGACGGGCTTTCATATTCTCCTGCCTGACGGGATTGGCGTATGTGGATATACAGTTGTTGCATCCCCACCACATCGTGATGAATGCGGAGGGCAGACGGTATATCCGTATCAACCGCAAGAAGACAAAGGTGGAAGCGTTCATACCCCTGCATCCCATAGCGGAACAGATATTGTCGCTGTACAACACGGCCGATGACGAACAGCCCGTATTTCCGCTTCCTAACCGTGACGCCTTGTGGTTTGAAATTCATGAGTTAGGTGTAATCATAGGCAAAGAGGATAACTTGTCCTACCATCAAAGCCGACATAGTTTCGGAACTTTCCTTATTTCAGCGGATATACCGATAGAGAGTATCGCCAAGATGATGGGGCACTCCAATATTCGGACGACACAGGGATATGCACGTATAACCGATGACAAAATCTCAAAGGATATGGACAAACTGATGGAACGCCGGAAGAAACAATCGACCGGCGAAAAGACAAACAAAAGTAACTAA
- the galK gene encoding galactokinase: MKEKVSKKFSELYGEGAILFASPGRINLIGEHTDYNGGFVFPGAVDKGIVAAIKLNGTDKVRAYALDLGESSEFGLDEADKPAQSWACYIFGVCREIQKRGGKIGGFDTVFAGDVPLGAGMSSSAALESTYAFALNDLYGCGIDKFELAKIGQSTEHNYCGVNCGIMDQFASVFGKKGNLIRLDCRSLEYAYFPFDPKGYKLVLLDSRVKHELVGSPYNDRRASCERVAKMLGQEFLRGATMEQLDAIKDKISEEDYKRARYVIGEEKRVLDVCEALEKGDYETVGERMYETHWGMSKDYEVSCEELDFLATVAKECGVSGSRIMGGGFGGCTINLVKDELYDNFIATAKEKFNAKYGHEPKVYEVVISDGSRRLE; encoded by the coding sequence ATGAAAGAAAAAGTCAGCAAGAAATTTTCGGAACTGTACGGTGAAGGCGCCATTCTGTTCGCCTCTCCGGGGCGTATCAACCTGATCGGCGAGCACACGGATTACAACGGAGGATTCGTCTTCCCGGGGGCCGTGGACAAGGGCATCGTCGCAGCCATCAAGCTCAACGGCACGGACAAGGTGCGCGCCTATGCGCTCGACCTGGGCGAGAGCTCGGAGTTCGGACTCGATGAGGCCGACAAACCGGCCCAGAGCTGGGCGTGCTATATCTTCGGCGTCTGCCGCGAGATTCAGAAGCGCGGCGGCAAGATCGGCGGTTTCGACACGGTGTTCGCGGGCGACGTGCCCCTGGGCGCCGGTATGTCGTCGTCGGCGGCGCTGGAGTCTACCTACGCGTTTGCGCTGAACGATCTTTACGGCTGCGGCATCGACAAGTTCGAACTGGCGAAGATCGGCCAGTCCACCGAGCACAACTACTGCGGCGTGAACTGCGGCATCATGGACCAGTTCGCGTCGGTGTTCGGTAAGAAGGGCAACCTGATCCGTCTGGACTGCCGTTCGCTGGAGTACGCCTATTTCCCGTTCGATCCGAAAGGTTACAAACTCGTTCTGCTCGACTCGCGCGTGAAGCACGAATTGGTGGGATCGCCCTACAACGACCGTCGCGCTTCGTGCGAGCGTGTGGCCAAGATGCTGGGACAGGAGTTCCTGCGCGGCGCCACGATGGAGCAGCTCGACGCCATCAAGGATAAGATCTCGGAGGAGGATTACAAGCGTGCCCGCTATGTGATCGGCGAGGAGAAGCGCGTGTTAGATGTCTGCGAGGCGCTCGAAAAGGGCGACTACGAGACTGTCGGCGAGCGGATGTACGAAACCCACTGGGGCATGTCGAAGGATTACGAGGTGTCGTGCGAGGAGTTGGATTTCCTGGCTACGGTGGCCAAGGAGTGCGGTGTGAGCGGTTCGCGCATCATGGGCGGCGGCTTCGGCGGCTGCACGATCAACCTGGTGAAGGACGAGCTTTACGACAACTTCATCGCCACGGCCAAGGAGAAGTTCAATGCCAAGTACGGCCACGAGCCCAAGGTTTACGAGGTGGTGATCTCCGACGGTTCGCGCCGCCTGGAGTAA
- a CDS encoding DUF262 domain-containing protein, translating to MSTNNEYKGERLSFFKLFSQKNYKLVIPIIQRDYAQGRTNDDTNEVRNEFLDALYSYLEENRTNRDLDFVYGTLQCDEGDDHIHFIPLDGQQRLTTLFLLHWFLFQISKNEEAKSIFKAKMTSSNKSLFTYETRQSSTDFCDALMQAIINLDQLMVIKGKDGKDAPSLAATLKNEPWFFRFWKNDPTIQSMLVMLDAIYHKFMGHEEFFERLLDEENPIITFIFMDLKKYKLTDDLYIKMNSRGKPLSKFENFKAKFEQYLKQFDEDHSAYGREFTLKFNQVEKTVGIQQYFSFNIDTKWTTLLWQYCKEGKQDRIDSYIENLFRVIVTNYYASIVKLPNKNTSDSTFDILTGGDKSLTFAKYEETKVLTYNAILSVIDSLDTLYNGSQKIARYISANYKTYYDEDEIFLKAIENKLSRAERMQFFAYVQYLIHHRDKIDCLDEWMRVVHNLTHPDNTIADGNDDLARGIKSIEKLIPYAPNIIHYLQGVTTIDGFSKHQSSEECIKAHLIEKAGWRELIEDAEKHPYFNGQIGFLLEFSGICEYYAANRNLNWSDAENETFKDAFIRYSKIGKFVFDINEKGTRFNDKDFCFERAVLAHGDYLLEGNTDHWNLLSTETVAKNVKRDLSWRRMLRMGDDKVMQKGKSLVKATFDDITDLNDIIDSLEKLCIPQTEEEWRNILISSPKMFKVCEKGFIYISKEEILLLGKWYLNHYHSELFTYHLWVEKFKDEDVSFEGFCKEYAWQKRSDISPHISIKDFWYRHNKYSIEIYTILNANNDFDRFQLTFGFNNENKFDYPDEIIDILEELGFKKDDETVNWFSWYCQSENSVLSKTKSLAEALLQLKQK from the coding sequence ATGTCAACAAATAACGAATATAAAGGAGAACGTCTCTCGTTTTTTAAACTTTTCTCACAGAAAAACTATAAGTTGGTCATTCCTATTATCCAGCGAGATTATGCTCAAGGGAGAACAAATGACGATACAAACGAAGTCAGGAATGAATTTCTGGATGCTTTGTACAGCTATTTGGAAGAGAATCGTACCAACAGAGACTTAGACTTTGTGTATGGGACGCTTCAGTGTGATGAAGGTGATGACCACATTCATTTTATTCCCTTGGACGGACAGCAACGGTTGACAACTTTGTTTTTGTTGCATTGGTTCTTATTTCAAATTTCCAAAAATGAAGAAGCCAAGAGCATCTTCAAAGCAAAAATGACGAGTAGCAACAAATCGCTATTCACGTATGAAACCCGCCAAAGCTCCACGGACTTTTGCGATGCCTTGATGCAGGCGATCATAAATCTAGACCAACTGATGGTGATTAAAGGAAAAGATGGCAAAGACGCACCCTCTTTGGCTGCCACGTTAAAAAATGAGCCTTGGTTTTTCCGTTTTTGGAAGAATGACCCAACCATACAGTCTATGTTGGTTATGCTGGATGCCATTTATCATAAGTTTATGGGGCATGAGGAATTCTTTGAAAGGCTTTTGGATGAGGAAAATCCCATTATTACATTCATTTTCATGGATTTGAAAAAATATAAACTTACGGATGACCTGTACATCAAAATGAATTCACGCGGAAAGCCTCTTTCCAAATTCGAGAATTTCAAAGCCAAATTTGAACAATACCTCAAACAGTTTGATGAAGACCATTCAGCGTATGGCAGGGAATTTACCTTAAAATTCAACCAAGTAGAGAAAACCGTAGGCATCCAACAATATTTCTCGTTCAACATTGACACAAAGTGGACTACCCTCTTGTGGCAGTATTGTAAGGAAGGAAAACAGGACAGAATAGACTCCTATATTGAAAACCTCTTTCGAGTAATAGTCACAAACTATTATGCGTCTATCGTCAAACTCCCAAACAAGAACACTTCCGACTCTACTTTTGATATCCTGACAGGAGGAGACAAAAGCTTGACTTTTGCAAAATACGAGGAAACCAAAGTGCTTACATACAATGCCATCCTGTCGGTGATAGATTCACTCGACACCCTCTATAATGGAAGCCAAAAGATTGCTCGTTATATTTCAGCAAACTACAAAACTTATTATGATGAGGACGAAATCTTCCTTAAAGCTATAGAGAATAAATTGTCCAGAGCGGAAAGAATGCAATTCTTTGCCTATGTGCAGTACCTTATTCACCATAGGGACAAGATAGATTGTTTGGACGAATGGATGAGGGTCGTCCACAACCTTACGCATCCCGACAATACCATTGCCGATGGTAACGATGACCTTGCCCGTGGAATCAAGTCTATTGAGAAACTTATTCCGTATGCGCCCAACATTATCCATTACCTTCAAGGAGTGACAACAATAGATGGTTTCTCCAAACACCAATCGAGCGAAGAGTGCATCAAGGCGCATCTCATAGAAAAAGCTGGTTGGAGAGAATTGATAGAAGATGCAGAAAAACATCCCTATTTCAACGGACAAATAGGATTCCTCTTGGAATTTTCTGGAATCTGTGAATACTATGCAGCCAATAGGAATCTGAATTGGAGTGATGCCGAAAATGAAACTTTCAAGGATGCGTTCATCAGATATTCAAAAATCGGGAAGTTCGTTTTTGATATCAATGAAAAAGGCACTCGCTTTAATGACAAGGATTTTTGCTTTGAACGGGCTGTGTTGGCGCATGGCGACTATTTGCTTGAGGGGAACACAGACCACTGGAATCTGCTATCAACAGAAACAGTTGCCAAAAACGTCAAACGTGACCTCAGTTGGAGACGTATGCTCCGTATGGGCGATGATAAGGTGATGCAGAAAGGTAAAAGCCTTGTCAAAGCGACTTTTGATGACATAACAGACTTGAATGACATTATAGATTCATTGGAAAAACTTTGCATTCCTCAGACAGAAGAGGAATGGCGCAATATATTGATTTCATCCCCTAAAATGTTCAAGGTATGTGAAAAAGGGTTCATTTATATCAGTAAAGAAGAGATACTTTTGCTTGGCAAATGGTATTTGAATCATTATCATTCAGAATTATTCACATATCATCTTTGGGTAGAGAAATTCAAGGATGAAGATGTCTCTTTTGAAGGATTCTGTAAGGAGTATGCTTGGCAAAAACGTTCGGACATTAGTCCACATATATCAATCAAGGATTTTTGGTATAGACACAATAAGTACAGCATTGAAATATATACAATATTAAATGCAAACAATGATTTCGATAGATTCCAACTCACATTCGGGTTTAACAACGAAAACAAGTTTGATTATCCTGATGAAATCATTGATATTCTTGAAGAATTGGGCTTTAAGAAGGATGATGAAACTGTCAATTGGTTTAGCTGGTATTGCCAGTCAGAAAATTCAGTCTTGAGCAAAACAAAATCTTTGGCAGAGGCATTGTTGCAATTGAAGCAAAAATAA
- a CDS encoding relaxase/mobilization nuclease domain-containing protein has translation MIAKIMKGADFKGVVYYILNDNKDTEIIDAEGLFLENNDTIAQGFVGQASMNPKVTKPVGHIALSFSKEDLPRLNNAVMARIACEYMERMGIKDTQYIIGRHFDKEHPHVHIAFNRIGNNGKTISDRNDCFRSEHICKELTKKYGLYFANGKERVKTDRLREPDKTRYELYQILKTEVSRCKGWNTLLERLEQQGVGVQFKDKGQTNENQGIVFTMNGYRFNGSKVDRQFSYSKIDAALSRNNYKERQTQPQPQTYQEEIRPISNSGSSLIEGSLGLFSPSNMPEEQQPYNPYLKNKKKKKQRKINW, from the coding sequence ATGATAGCGAAAATCATGAAAGGCGCAGACTTCAAGGGTGTGGTTTACTACATCTTGAACGATAATAAGGATACTGAAATCATAGATGCCGAAGGCTTATTCTTGGAAAATAACGACACGATAGCGCAGGGATTTGTCGGTCAAGCAAGTATGAATCCTAAAGTCACAAAACCTGTCGGGCATATCGCATTGAGCTTTTCCAAGGAAGATTTGCCACGTCTGAACAATGCTGTCATGGCAAGGATTGCATGTGAGTACATGGAGCGGATGGGCATTAAAGACACGCAATACATCATCGGGCGGCACTTTGACAAGGAGCATCCGCACGTGCATATAGCCTTCAACCGCATCGGCAATAATGGCAAGACCATATCTGACAGGAACGACTGCTTCCGCAGTGAGCATATTTGCAAGGAGCTTACCAAGAAGTACGGACTTTATTTTGCCAATGGCAAGGAGCGGGTGAAGACAGACCGATTGCGTGAGCCTGACAAGACGAGGTATGAGTTATACCAAATCTTGAAGACAGAGGTCAGCAGATGTAAAGGTTGGAATACCCTGCTTGAAAGATTGGAACAGCAAGGTGTAGGTGTGCAGTTCAAAGATAAGGGACAGACGAATGAGAATCAAGGCATCGTCTTTACCATGAACGGCTATCGCTTCAATGGTTCCAAGGTGGACAGGCAATTCAGTTACTCCAAGATTGATGCGGCATTGAGCCGCAACAATTACAAGGAACGGCAGACGCAACCGCAACCACAGACTTATCAGGAAGAAATAAGGCCAATTTCTAATAGTGGCAGCAGTCTTATTGAGGGTTCATTAGGATTGTTCTCTCCAAGCAATATGCCGGAGGAGCAACAACCTTACAACCCGTATCTGAAAAACAAGAAAAAGAAGAAACAACGTAAAATCAACTGGTAA
- a CDS encoding plasmid mobilization protein: MNCEKRKNNGRERTNKGGRPVKGVTEKLKYRITVKMATEDYYLLKSKAKSAGISPSEFVRGCIRNGEVKERLTKEHCECIRKLCGMANNLNQLARKANAEGYTSVFVPCRTLMIEIDNLVNLIRL, translated from the coding sequence ATGAACTGCGAAAAGAGAAAGAACAACGGACGGGAACGGACCAACAAAGGCGGTCGTCCCGTCAAGGGTGTCACAGAGAAACTGAAATACCGTATCACGGTAAAGATGGCAACGGAGGATTACTACCTATTGAAGTCAAAGGCGAAGTCAGCAGGAATCTCGCCGAGCGAGTTCGTCCGTGGCTGTATAAGGAACGGGGAGGTGAAGGAACGGCTGACCAAGGAACATTGCGAGTGCATCCGCAAGCTGTGCGGCATGGCAAACAATCTCAACCAGCTTGCACGCAAGGCGAATGCGGAGGGTTACACGTCCGTGTTCGTTCCATGCCGTACACTGATGATAGAGATAGACAACCTTGTAAACCTGATACGCCTATGA
- a CDS encoding DUF262 domain-containing protein has product MSENTIESKNIYSMSGMKFFIPDYQRGYRWSASEAKQMLNDFKEFCKQKKEEGEFYCLQPIVVKKKSWTKVENGQTISIDGYEIIDGQQRLTTLYILLKCVEFVRKVLFRKFEMYSIKYETRLEFDSQRFLENIDTPSEDANSFIDFYYMRMVYDSMSEWMEKNDEYQNDIVSALLAQKIDDITGIDKANNIRVIWYEVTDEEKATSIDIFTRLNIGKIPLTNAELIKALLLRRSNFSTSEASMKQLQISSEWNQIEQRLQNDSFWYFLCRTSWPFKYDNRIEFIFDLMKSRSVDSEFYFTFNAFNKELEKLADNPVCTTEQAKIECVWQEVKRTFQTFEEWYEDRTLYHYIGFLIEYGADINELMRKSLEMNKAEFLTDYIKGNKLKGLMRGIKLSDLSYGDKEVKQVLLLFNILTVLQSNKSDMRFPFSKYKKEKWDIEHISSQIDKRINDDGRRLEWIYDMLEFLVGSTEAEEVSAYVDSLKQEIQKIESKEKDKDITKSKVDSKKEELVLINSIVALHSNSQKGKINDAEFDECFDAVQKYYGEDKLEDKDNIRNLTLLDAQTNRGYGNSFFPIKRKWIISNDSQGIFVPIVTKNVFLKYYTKKGNNLMVWDKTDAEDYITAMEQALSEYLKQE; this is encoded by the coding sequence ATGAGCGAAAATACGATTGAATCAAAAAACATATATTCCATGTCGGGAATGAAATTTTTTATTCCCGATTATCAGCGTGGATATAGATGGTCTGCTTCCGAAGCAAAGCAAATGCTGAATGATTTTAAAGAATTCTGCAAACAAAAGAAAGAAGAGGGCGAATTTTATTGCCTTCAACCCATTGTGGTTAAGAAAAAGAGCTGGACGAAGGTTGAAAATGGTCAAACAATATCTATTGATGGTTATGAGATTATTGATGGCCAACAACGTCTGACGACTCTTTATATCCTATTAAAGTGTGTTGAGTTTGTAAGAAAAGTCCTTTTCCGCAAGTTTGAGATGTACTCGATAAAATATGAAACCAGATTGGAGTTCGATTCTCAGCGTTTTTTGGAAAACATAGATACTCCATCAGAGGATGCCAATAGCTTTATTGATTTTTATTACATGAGGATGGTATATGACAGCATGTCTGAATGGATGGAAAAAAATGACGAATATCAAAATGATATTGTATCTGCATTGTTGGCACAAAAGATAGATGATATCACCGGGATAGATAAGGCCAACAATATCCGAGTAATATGGTATGAAGTGACAGACGAAGAGAAAGCGACCTCCATTGACATTTTTACGCGCTTGAACATCGGCAAAATACCATTGACAAATGCAGAACTCATCAAGGCGCTGCTCCTCCGCCGCAGCAATTTTTCCACATCGGAAGCGTCCATGAAGCAGCTACAAATTTCTTCAGAATGGAATCAGATAGAACAAAGGTTGCAAAACGATTCGTTTTGGTATTTCTTGTGCAGGACTTCATGGCCGTTCAAATATGACAATCGCATAGAATTTATATTCGACTTGATGAAAAGTCGGAGTGTCGATTCTGAATTTTATTTTACTTTCAATGCCTTCAATAAGGAACTGGAGAAACTTGCTGACAACCCTGTTTGCACCACAGAACAAGCTAAAATTGAATGTGTCTGGCAGGAAGTAAAGCGTACATTTCAGACTTTTGAAGAATGGTACGAAGACAGAACTTTATATCACTACATAGGCTTTCTGATTGAATATGGAGCAGATATAAACGAGCTTATGAGAAAGTCTCTGGAAATGAACAAGGCGGAATTCTTGACGGATTACATAAAGGGAAACAAACTCAAAGGACTTATGAGAGGAATTAAATTATCTGACCTTAGCTATGGAGACAAGGAGGTCAAACAGGTGTTATTGCTTTTCAATATCCTTACGGTTTTGCAATCCAACAAGTCTGACATGCGTTTCCCGTTCAGTAAATATAAAAAGGAGAAGTGGGATATAGAACATATCAGTTCGCAGATAGACAAACGCATCAATGATGATGGACGACGTTTGGAGTGGATTTATGATATGCTTGAATTTCTTGTCGGTTCAACGGAAGCGGAAGAGGTGTCCGCATACGTGGACAGCCTGAAACAGGAAATCCAAAAAATTGAATCAAAAGAAAAGGATAAGGACATCACAAAATCCAAAGTTGATAGCAAGAAGGAAGAATTGGTACTGATAAACAGCATTGTAGCTCTGCATTCAAACAGCCAAAAGGGTAAAATCAATGATGCGGAGTTTGACGAGTGCTTTGACGCAGTGCAAAAATACTATGGTGAAGATAAATTGGAAGATAAAGACAACATCCGGAATCTCACCCTGCTGGATGCCCAAACCAACAGAGGATATGGCAATTCCTTCTTCCCTATCAAGAGAAAATGGATTATATCAAACGACAGCCAAGGCATATTTGTACCAATCGTCACGAAAAACGTTTTCTTGAAATACTATACAAAGAAAGGCAACAACTTGATGGTCTGGGACAAAACTGATGCCGAAGACTATATTACCGCAATGGAACAAGCTTTAAGCGAATATCTCAAACAGGAATAA
- a CDS encoding helix-turn-helix domain-containing protein, protein MEIVSIERKTFEAMVAKFDHFVHRMEAICQRHGDKRMSEWMDNQDVCRMLNISPRTLQTLRDNGTLAYSQINHKTYYRPEDVQRIVSVVEDRRKEARFKERTI, encoded by the coding sequence ATGGAAATCGTATCTATCGAAAGAAAAACATTTGAGGCAATGGTCGCCAAGTTCGACCACTTCGTTCACCGTATGGAAGCAATCTGCCAGCGGCACGGAGATAAAAGAATGAGTGAGTGGATGGATAATCAGGACGTGTGCCGGATGCTGAACATCAGTCCCCGCACGTTGCAGACTCTGCGGGACAACGGTACGCTTGCCTACTCGCAGATAAACCACAAGACGTATTACCGTCCCGAAGATGTGCAACGTATCGTTTCCGTTGTGGAAGACAGACGGAAAGAAGCGAGGTTCAAGGAAAGGACGATATAA